The Vicia villosa cultivar HV-30 ecotype Madison, WI linkage group LG1, Vvil1.0, whole genome shotgun sequence genome includes a region encoding these proteins:
- the LOC131644065 gene encoding pectinesterase-like — MSEGGDAQKGRRIAIIGVSTLLLVAMVVAVTVGASRNQGYDDDIESNRRNHVSSTMRAVQSICKPTEYKKECVETLTAEAAAGNVTDPKELIKIAFNVTMKRIGEKIKETDLMHEVEKDPRSKDALETCKQLMDLSIGEFTRAIDGIEHFDLKDIDRILMNLKVWLNGAVTYMDTCVDGFENTTTEAGKKMKDILTSSMHMSSNALAIISDFADTVSSWNVSKIFGRRLLDSDTPSWVSEHRMLLDANTSAFKHKPNVTVALDGTGDVKTINEALLKVPEKSEKPFIIYIKKGVYNEYVEITKQMTYVVFIGEGGQKSRITGNKNFIDGVNTYRTATVAIQGDHFTAINMGFENSAGAHKHQAVALRVQGDKSIFFNCSMDGYQDTLYVHTMRQFYRDCTISGTIDFIFGNALSVFQNCKFVVRKPLENQQCIVTAQGRKERFQPSAIVIQGGSIVSDPAFYPVRFDHKAYLARPWKNFSRTIFMDTFIDDLIHPDGYMPWQTPEGFTGMDTCFYAEYHNYGPGSNKSKRVHWAGIWNLNSDAAHWFAPSKFFHGGDWIEETGVPFYSSIPDHHRHKKTSLKW; from the exons ATGTCAGAGGGTGGTGATGCACAGAAAGGAAGGAGAATCGCCATAATTGGTGTGTCTACCTTGTTGTTGGTTGCTATGGTTGTTGCTGTCACTGTTGGCGCCAGTCGTAACCAAGGTTACGACGACGATATCGAAAGCAATAGAAGAAATCATGTTTCTTCTACAATGAGAGCTGTGCAGTCCATCTGTAAACCAACAGAATACAAGAAGGAATGTGTGGAAACCCTCACAGCCGAAGCTGCTGCAGGGAATGTGACCGACCCGAAAGAACTCATTAAAATAGCATTCAATGTTACCATGAAGAGAATTGGTGAAAAAATTAAGGAAACTGATCTCATGCATGAGGTTGAGAAGGATCCTAGATCAAAGGATGCTCTTGAAACTTGCAAGCAACTTATGGATCTCTCCATTGGTGAATTCACAAGAGCTATTGATGGAATTGAGCACTTTGATCTTAAGGATATCGACAGAATCCTCATGAATCTGAAGGTTTGGCTCAATGGTGCTGTCACTTACATGGATACATGTGTTGATGGATTTGAGAACACTACAACTGAGGCTGGTAAAAAGATGAAAGACATATTGACATCAAGCATGCACATGAGCAGCAATGCTCTTGCCATCATTTCGGATTTTGCTGACACTGTTTCTAGCTGGAACGTCTCTAAGATTTTCGGACGCCGTCTTCTTGATTCCGATACACCTTCATGGGTTTCTGAACATCGCATGCTCCTTGATGCTAACACAAGTGCCTTCAAACATAAGCCTAATGTTACCGTCGCTTTGGATGGTACCGGTGATGTTAAGACCATCAACGAGGCTTTGTTGAAGGTTCCTGAGAAGAGCGAAAAGCCGTTTATCATCTACATTAAGAAGGGTGTTTACAACGAGTATGTTGAAATTACCAAGCAAATGACCTATGTTGTGTTTATCGGTGAAGGTGGCCAGAAGTCTAGAATCACTGGCAACAAAAACTTTATCGATGGTGTTAATACTTATAGAACCGCCACAGTTG CTATTCAAGGAGATCATTTTACCGCTATTAACATGGGTTTCGAGAACTCGGCTGGTGCACACAAACATCAAGCAGTTGCACTAAGAGTTCAAGGAGATAAGTCCATCTTCTTCAATTGCTCAATGGATGGATATCAAGATACACTTTACGTACACACTATGCGTCAATTTTACCGTGATTGCACCATTTCCGGTACCATTGATTTCATCTTTGGCAATGCCTTATCAGTATTCCAAAACTGCAAATTCGTGGTGAGGAAGCCTTTGGAAAACCAACAATGCATTGTGACCGCACAAGGAAGGAAAGAAAGATTCCAGCCATCAGCCATAGTCATTCAAGGAGGTTCCATTGTGTCTGACCCCGCGTTCTACCCGGTCAGATTCGACCACAAGGCCTACCTTGCTCGTCCATGGAAGAATTTCTCTAGAACCATCTTCATGGATACTTTCATCGACGATTTGATTCACCCCGACGGTTACATGCCATGGCAAACACCCGAAGGGTTTACCGGCATGGACACTTGCTTCTACGCCGAATACCATAACTATGGACCTGGTTCAAACAAATCAAAGCGTGTGCATTGGGCCGGAATATGGAACCTTAACTCAGATGCTGCACATTGGTTTGCACCATCCAAATTCTTCCATGGAggtgactggattgaagaaactggAGTGCCTTTCTACTCAAGTATTCCTGACCACCATAGGCACAAAAAGACATCGCTTAAATGGTGA